One Falsarthrobacter nasiphocae DNA segment encodes these proteins:
- a CDS encoding aminopeptidase P family protein, with product MTESMPQPTAETDAQPIEARGDNRSQRPSSESFRRFMTSQWAPQSTELPAREPVADFAARRRLALSRLFPGERLVIPAGPLKVRSNDTDYRFRAHSAFAHLTGLGTDREPDAVLVFEPTAEGEGDDGGNHTATLYFRPLAGRDTDEFYSNARYGSFWIGDRDGLEAIAASHGIATAHSSELETAITRDAGAVEIGGMRVRLIRETDLNCDALVDTSRINTGVDLERSDALDAELAAACSELRLIKDEWEADQMRLAVDTTLEGFRRSMKELGRAISHRRGERVIEGAFFAHAREEGNDLGYDTISASGDHATTLHWIRNNGEIKAGDLLLMDAGVEVDSLYTADVTRTVPVSGTFSPVQRRIYEAVLEAADASFAAASRPGAKFADLHRVATEVLAKHLHAWGLLPVSLEEALSSEGQQHRRWMPHGTSHHLGLDVHDCAQAKRELYLDAELAEGMCFTIEPGLYFKKDDLSVPEEYRGIGVRIEDDILMTSDGPVNLSAALPRTADDVEAWIQDSLS from the coding sequence ATGACGGAATCTATGCCGCAGCCCACGGCTGAGACGGACGCCCAGCCCATCGAGGCCCGGGGGGACAACCGGTCCCAGCGCCCCTCGAGTGAGAGCTTCCGCCGCTTCATGACGAGCCAGTGGGCCCCGCAGAGCACCGAGCTCCCCGCGCGCGAGCCCGTCGCCGACTTCGCGGCCCGCCGCCGCCTGGCCCTCTCCCGCCTCTTCCCGGGCGAGCGTCTCGTCATCCCCGCAGGCCCCCTCAAGGTCCGCTCCAACGACACCGACTACCGCTTCCGCGCCCACTCCGCCTTCGCGCACCTGACGGGCCTCGGGACGGACCGCGAGCCGGATGCGGTCCTCGTCTTCGAGCCCACCGCAGAAGGAGAGGGCGACGACGGGGGCAACCACACCGCGACCCTGTACTTCCGCCCGCTGGCCGGCCGGGACACGGACGAGTTCTACTCCAACGCCCGCTACGGCTCATTCTGGATCGGGGACCGAGACGGCCTCGAGGCCATCGCCGCGAGCCACGGGATCGCCACCGCCCACTCCTCCGAGCTGGAGACGGCCATCACCCGCGACGCGGGCGCGGTCGAGATCGGCGGCATGCGCGTGCGCCTCATCCGCGAGACCGATCTCAACTGCGATGCGCTCGTGGACACGTCCCGCATCAACACGGGAGTGGACCTGGAGCGCAGCGACGCGCTCGACGCCGAGCTGGCCGCCGCCTGCTCCGAGCTGCGCCTCATCAAGGACGAGTGGGAGGCGGATCAGATGCGCCTCGCCGTCGACACCACGCTTGAGGGCTTCCGCCGCTCCATGAAGGAGCTCGGCCGCGCCATCTCCCACCGCCGGGGCGAGCGCGTCATCGAGGGCGCCTTCTTCGCCCATGCCCGCGAGGAGGGCAACGACCTCGGCTACGACACGATCTCCGCGTCCGGCGACCACGCGACCACCCTCCACTGGATCCGCAACAACGGCGAGATCAAGGCAGGAGACCTGCTCCTCATGGACGCCGGCGTCGAGGTGGACTCCCTCTACACCGCGGACGTGACGCGCACGGTCCCCGTCTCCGGGACGTTCTCCCCCGTCCAGCGGCGCATCTACGAGGCTGTGCTCGAGGCCGCCGACGCCTCGTTCGCGGCCGCGTCCCGCCCGGGCGCGAAGTTCGCGGACCTGCATCGGGTGGCCACCGAGGTCCTCGCGAAGCACCTCCACGCGTGGGGCCTGCTGCCTGTGAGCCTCGAGGAGGCGCTTTCGAGCGAGGGCCAGCAGCACCGCCGGTGGATGCCGCACGGCACGAGCCACCACTTGGGCCTCGACGTCCACGACTGCGCGCAGGCGAAGCGGGAGCTCTACCTGGACGCCGAGCTCGCCGAGGGCATGTGCTTCACGATCGAGCCCGGCCTCTACTTCAAGAAGGACGACCTCTCCGTGCCGGAGGAGTACCGGGGAATCGGCGTGCGGATTGAGGACGACATCCTCATGACGAGCGACGGCCCGGTCAACCTCTCGGCGGCCCTCCCGCGCACGGCCGACGACGTCGAGGCGTGGATCCAGGACTCCCTCTCCTGA
- a CDS encoding general stress protein, translated as MSHSQTPMPPQAALSTQAQPRITGTVLGTFPDYEPAQALVDRLADSDFEVANLSIVGKGLVSVERVVQRLSYPRVALSGATTGVVMGLIIGIGFALFLPDHNWASILPMVVIGACIWTIMNVIGYATKRGQRDFLSTSQTVATSYEVLCEPAAAAQARQILAGGAPSSSSPEDPARS; from the coding sequence ATGAGTCATTCTCAGACCCCCATGCCGCCCCAGGCGGCCCTCAGCACCCAGGCCCAGCCCCGCATCACCGGAACCGTCCTTGGAACGTTCCCGGACTACGAGCCCGCCCAGGCCCTCGTGGACCGGCTCGCCGACTCGGACTTCGAGGTCGCGAACCTCAGCATCGTCGGCAAGGGCCTCGTGAGCGTCGAGCGCGTCGTTCAGCGCCTGAGCTACCCGCGCGTGGCCCTCTCCGGTGCCACGACGGGCGTCGTCATGGGCCTCATCATCGGGATCGGGTTCGCGCTCTTCCTCCCGGACCACAACTGGGCGTCGATCCTGCCGATGGTCGTGATCGGCGCGTGCATCTGGACGATCATGAACGTCATCGGCTACGCCACAAAGCGGGGCCAGAGGGACTTCCTCTCCACGAGCCAGACCGTGGCGACGAGCTACGAGGTCCTCTGCGAGCCGGCGGCGGCCGCGCAGGCCCGCCAGATCCTTGCGGGCGGCGCGCCGTCGTCGTCCTCCCCGGAGGACCCGGCCCGCTCCTAG
- a CDS encoding magnesium transporter MgtE N-terminal domain-containing protein, whose product MTTPGSTIFVARLLGLDVFDPQGDRIGRLRDVVLVNRSQPRPPAVIGLVVEVPGKKRIFVPMTRVTAIDTAQIITSGLINLRRFEQRGAEQLVVADLFDRRVTMRDGSGDATIEDIGIQVSRSGDWTAVELYVRRAPQGARLSLRRGERLVVDWNEALQGSAIEPQGATHFVATHEDLNPADFADALHEMPEKRRLEVAAELQDERLADVLQELPDDHQVEILTSFDAERAAHVLEEMDPDDAADLLNELPDDQKEALLGLMEPEEAKDVRRLLSYEEGTAGSIMTPLPVIVGPQATVAEALAMVRREEHSPALASLVCVARPPLETPTGRYIGVVHIQQLLRSAPPEQLGNLVDSTLEPISDLAALSEVARNLATYNLTAIPVVNDANRLVGLVTIDDLLDHLLPEDWREHTDEEISS is encoded by the coding sequence GTGACTACCCCCGGATCCACCATCTTCGTCGCTCGCCTGCTCGGTCTCGACGTCTTCGACCCTCAGGGTGACCGCATCGGCCGCCTGAGGGACGTCGTGCTCGTCAACCGCAGTCAGCCGAGGCCGCCGGCCGTGATCGGCCTTGTCGTCGAGGTGCCGGGCAAGAAACGCATCTTCGTGCCGATGACTCGCGTGACCGCCATCGACACGGCCCAGATCATCACCTCCGGCCTCATCAACCTCCGCCGGTTCGAGCAGCGCGGCGCTGAGCAGCTCGTCGTCGCGGACCTCTTCGACCGCCGCGTGACCATGCGGGACGGCTCGGGGGACGCGACGATCGAGGACATCGGCATCCAGGTCTCCCGCTCCGGGGACTGGACCGCGGTCGAGCTCTATGTCCGCCGCGCGCCGCAGGGGGCCCGCTTGTCCCTGCGCCGGGGCGAGCGGCTCGTCGTCGACTGGAACGAGGCCCTCCAGGGCTCGGCCATCGAGCCGCAGGGCGCCACGCACTTCGTCGCCACCCACGAGGACCTCAACCCCGCCGACTTCGCCGACGCCCTCCACGAGATGCCGGAGAAGCGCCGCCTCGAGGTGGCGGCCGAGCTCCAGGACGAGCGTCTCGCCGACGTCCTCCAGGAGCTCCCGGACGACCACCAGGTGGAGATCCTCACGTCCTTCGACGCCGAGCGCGCCGCCCACGTCCTCGAGGAGATGGACCCGGACGACGCCGCGGACCTCCTCAACGAGCTGCCCGACGACCAGAAGGAGGCGCTCCTCGGCCTCATGGAGCCGGAGGAGGCGAAGGACGTCCGCCGCCTCCTGTCCTACGAGGAGGGCACGGCCGGCTCGATCATGACGCCGCTGCCCGTCATCGTGGGCCCGCAGGCGACGGTGGCCGAGGCCCTCGCGATGGTCCGCCGGGAGGAGCACTCCCCCGCCCTGGCCTCGCTCGTCTGTGTGGCCCGCCCGCCGCTCGAGACGCCGACCGGCCGCTATATCGGCGTCGTCCACATCCAGCAGCTCTTGCGCTCCGCGCCGCCGGAGCAGCTCGGCAACCTCGTGGACTCCACCCTCGAGCCGATCTCCGACCTCGCGGCCCTGTCCGAGGTCGCCCGCAACCTGGCCACCTACAACCTCACCGCCATCCCCGTGGTCAACGACGCGAACCGGCTCGTCGGCCTCGTGACGATCGACGACCTGCTGGACCACCTCCTCCCCGAGGACTGGCGCGAGCACACCGACGAGGAGATCTCCTCATGA
- a CDS encoding DUF1003 domain-containing protein, which yields MSDSYKSPDAARKEAQVRSDLSTPFHRRRIFEGFRPDPDSFGKMTESFARFMGTPTFLLWMTAFCAVWLGWNTLAPESSQFDPRATNFTLLTLMLSLQASYAAPLLLLAQNRQDDRDRVALDEDRRQAARNLADTEYLTREVASLRIALRDVATRDFVRSELRDLLQEILEDRDAEDDDAPRDKREPAKRTRRGEDA from the coding sequence ATGAGCGATTCCTACAAGTCCCCGGACGCCGCCCGCAAGGAGGCCCAGGTCCGCTCCGACCTCTCCACGCCGTTCCACCGCCGCCGGATCTTCGAGGGCTTCCGCCCGGACCCTGACTCGTTCGGCAAGATGACGGAGAGCTTCGCCCGCTTCATGGGCACGCCGACGTTCCTCCTGTGGATGACGGCCTTCTGTGCCGTCTGGCTGGGGTGGAACACGCTCGCGCCCGAGTCGAGCCAGTTCGACCCGCGCGCCACGAACTTCACCCTCCTGACGCTCATGCTGAGCCTCCAGGCCTCGTACGCCGCGCCCCTGCTCCTTTTGGCCCAGAACCGCCAGGATGACCGCGACCGCGTCGCCCTCGACGAGGACCGTCGCCAGGCGGCCCGGAACCTCGCGGACACCGAGTACCTGACGCGCGAGGTCGCGAGCCTGCGCATCGCCCTCCGCGACGTCGCGACGCGAGACTTCGTCCGCTCCGAGCTCCGCGACCTCCTCCAGGAGATCCTGGAGGACCGGGACGCTGAGGACGACGACGCCCCGCGGGACAAGCGCGAGCCCGCGAAGCGGACCCGCCGGGGCGAGGATGCCTGA